The Synechococcus sp. CC9605 sequence CGATGCCCTGCGCCTTGCCGTGAACGGTATGCCGCTGAATGTCTGATCAGATCTCGATCATCGCTCCAGATGATTGGCACGTGCATCTCCGCGATGGAGAGATGCTGAACCAGGTCGTGGCCCATACAGCCCGCCGTTTTCAGCGAGCCATCGTGATGCCCAACCTGCGTCCCCCGGTGACCACCGTGGCGGCTGCACAGGCCTACCGCGATCGCATTCAGGCGGCGTGCCCCGCTGATCTGGAGTTCACCCCTCTGATGACGGCGTACCTCACTGATTCGATCGCTCCTGCCGAGCTGGAGACGGGTTTTCGAGAGGGTGTTTTCGCTGCCGCCAAGCTTTATCCCGCCAACGCCACCACCAATTCCGCCGCAGGGGTGACGGACTTGCTGCAGATCGATCCTGTGCTGGAAACGATGGCTCGGATCGGCATGCCCTTGCTGATCCATGGTGAAGTCACGGATCCCGAGATCGACATCTTCGACCGTGAGGCAGCGTTCATCGAACGCCATCTGGAACCGCTGCGGGAGCGTCATCCCGAGCTGAAGGTTGTGTTAGAGCACATCACCACTGAACAGGCGGTGCAGTACGTCAGCTCAGCGGACCGTCATCTTGCCGCCACCATCACCCCCCACCATCTGCACATCAATCGCAACGCGATGTTCGCCGGTGGGTTGCGCAGTGATTTCTATTGCCTCCCCGTGGCCAAGCGGGAATGCCACCGTCAAGCCCTGCGCCGGGCGGCCACCAGCGGTGACCCAAGCTTCTTTCTCGGCACCGACACGGCACCTCACGAACGGTCATCCAAGGAAAGTGCCTGCGGTTGCGCCGGCATCTTTAATGCGCCCTTCGCCTTGGAGAGTTATGCACAGGTTTTTGATCAGGAGGGCGCTCTGGAGCATTTCGAAGCCTTCACCAGCCTGAATGGGCCGGCTTTCTACAAGCTTCCAGCCAACACCCATCGCATCACGTTGCAACGGCGTGATCATCTCGTGCCGGAACTTGTGAATGGACTGGTTCCTTTCCATGCTGGAGAGATCCTGTCCTGGGCCGTTGCCAATGCACCTGATCAAGTTCAGCTCTGAAGATTGCGGCACCTGTCACCGCATGAGTCACTACGACGGCAAGGTGGCCGAGGAACTCGGCTGCAGCTTTATCTCCGTGATGCTGCAGGACACGGAGATGTATCGCAAATACCGGAAGATCCTGCTCAAGCAGTACCCCAACAAGGAGGGCATGGGCTGGCCCACCTACCTGTTGGTGAACGATCCCGATGGAGATTTTTCAATCGAGGGAGAACTGAAGGGCGGCTTGCCCAAGGGAGACTTCCGCACCAAGCTCGCTGAGTTGCTGCCGTCCTGACGCCTGGTGGTGGGGGCAGGGGGACTTGAACCCCCACAGGCCTTTCGGCCCAAGCGATTTTAAGTCGCGTGCGTCTACCGATTCCGCCATGCCCCCGCCAGAACATCTTAGATTTACCTCCAGCTGTCCTCAGGCCTTGGACCTTTCGTCCCTGCTTTCTCAAATCCCACAGGACACGTTGTTGGTTCTATTGGCCTACACCGTTCTGGGCGGCCTGTACCTCGTTGTCGTTCCCCTCGCCCTGTACGCGTGGATGAACCAGCGCTGGCATCGCATGGGCAAACTGGAGCGTCTGGGGATTTATGGCATGGTCTTCTTCTTTTTCCCTGGGATGATCCTGTTTGCCCCCTTCCTCAACTTCCGGCTGAGCGGACAGGGAGACGTCTGACTTGACGCGTGGAAAAGTTCTTCTGATCGGACTAGTAGTCCTCCTGCTTGGAGGACTTGGTCAGGTTGGCTTTCAGGCTGCGGGCTTTGAAGGCTTCACGGCAGGGATTGCTGCGGAGGCCCTGCTGGTTGTGATTGTGGTGGTGTGGACAAGTTCCTACCTGTTTCGTGTGGTCACCGGTCAGATGACCTACATGGATCAGCGGCGTCGTTACCGCGAGGTGTACGACAAACAGGAAGCTGAAGCGCTTCAAGCCTGTTTTGATGCTCTTCCCGAGGAGGAACAGCAGGCGCTGCTGCGCAAAATTGGGGCTGATCGCTTGGGTCCCACAGACGGTGAGGCCCCCGTCGACTCATAGGCTTTCGAAGTTTGTTCCTGGTCGGTTGACCGAGATGCCCAATCAGCAGTCCTCTTCCATCGCCCAGCGCTTTGAGCAGCTGAAGCAGGACGGTCGCCTTGCCTTGATGCCATTCCTGATGGCTGGCGATCCTGATCTCGCGGTCACCGCTGATGTGCTTCTCAGTCTGCAAATGGCAGGGGCCGACATGGTGGAACTGGGGATGCCGTACAGCGACCCGCTCGCGGATGGGCCGGTCATTCAGGCCGCTGCGTCCCGTGCCCTTGCTGCCGGAACCACGCCAACGGGCGTGCTGGACATGCTGCAGTCGTTGAAGGGTCAGCTGCAGATCCCGGTGATCCTGTTCACGTATTCCAATCCACTGCTCAATGTGGGGATGGAGGCGTTCTGCCAGTCTGCAGCGGAGGCTGGTGCGGCGGGTTTGGTGGTGCCTGATCTCCCCCTCGAGGAGGCCGAGCGGTTGTCAACCATCGCCGAGCGTCATGGCTTGGATTTGGTGCTCTTGGTTGCACCCACCACTCCTCAAGATCGGATGGGTCGGATTGCCAAATGCAGCCGTGGTTTCACCTATCTGGTGAGTGTCACTGGCGTCACCGGTGAGCGAGCTCAGATGGAAAGCAGGGTTGAAGGTTTGGTGCAGCAACTCAAACAAACCTCTCCGGTTCCTGTTGCGGTTGGTTTCGGTATCTCTGGGGCGGAGCAGGTGCGACAGGTTCGGGGCTGGGGTTCCGATGGAGCGATTGTGGGCAGCGCGCTCGTGAAGCGGATGGCTGCAGCATCGCCAGGAGAAATTGCACAGGAAGCTGGTCGTTTTTGCGCTGAGCTGCGTGCCGCGGCGGATCAGCCTTAACGGCTGCCATTCGGTTAGGGCACGAACCAGAGCATGAAAAAACCCCAGCTAAGGCCGGGGTTCATCGATTACGGTTTGATTCACTCCTCGTCTTCGTCACTGCCACCAACAGGTGTCAGACGAATTTGTTTGCGCCCCAGTTTGATTTCAAATTCATCTCCAGGCTTCAGGTCGAGCAGAGCCGTATAAGCCTTGCCGATCAGCAGATTGCCGTTGCCTTGAACGGTGGCCACGTAGCTGAGTTTGCGGCCTCCTTTGCCCACGCCGCCAACACCACCCATGCCAAGACTCACGCCTTTGGCTTCCAGTAGTGCCTCATAAAAAGCGGTGAAATTCAAACGCTCGCCACCATCTTTTTTATCGGAGACATAGCCACAGGCACGAACAAGATCAGACTTGCTGACGTCACCTAGGTCTTTGACTTTATTGAGAAGGTCGCTCCCAGTGAGCATCGCTTTCGAGAGAAATCAACCTTCACAACATAGCGTTTGTGCAAGTCGTTATGCCATCATTTTTCTTTGAAAAGTTCTTCGGTATTTCATCCTTCGCTATGGCACGTTTCGTCTTGTGGGGCACTTACTGCACGGATGCTCTTGTGAAGCGTGCTCCTTATCGTGATGAACATCTTGCTCGCCTTCAGGGCTTGAAAGATCAGGGAACGCTGGTCACGCTCGGACCCACTGAGGGAAGCACCCATGTTTTCGGGATCTTCGAGGCCGACAGCCTCTACGTCGTTCGCATGCTGGTTGAGGACGACGTTTATTGGAAGCAGGGAATCTGGACGGCGCTCGAGGTTTATCCCTGGGTCCAGGCGTTCTGAGCCTGCATGAGCACCCATTCCGCCACAAGCTGATCTCCCTCGCTCCCGAGAACGTCGGCGTAACCACTCATCTGGCCTCGGCCTTCCCGGGCGATGGCTGCGATGGCGTCCACCGTTGCGATCTGCTCACGCTCGAGGGTCTTCAGCTTCAGGTTTTTCCCTCGGCGAATGATGTTGCCGCCGTTGATGTGGCATCCGGCGCAGTGCTGTTCGAACAACAGAGCGCCGGTGCTGGCATCCCGCCCGGCGGCCAGCGAAGCACCGCCTGATCCAAGGCTCAGCAGCAGCACAAGAAACGCACCAATGCAGCAGCGAAGGATGGAGCTCAGCACAGGGACGGTGTGGCTTGAATCAGTCTGCTTGAGCAGGTGATGCCTCCTTCTGGAACCGCTGGATCAGTTCATCGGGAGAGCGGTAATCCTTCGGAAGCGAGGTGTGCAATCTGTTTAGGTAATCCCAGCAGACCGTCCGGCGAATGGCGTTGAGATCGCGTCCATCGGCCACAAGGCGACGCAGGGCTTGGCAGTAGCTCGAGAATCCAGCCTCCAGATCTCCGATGGTGAGTGCCTTGGTTGCGGACGGCATGAAACAGAAGGTCAGGATCTTCTAACTTTTGCGTCGATCTCCTGATTGGTCTGTTGTCAGGATCACTGTTGGAGCTGTGCGGTGGCCCCATGGCGGAACAGGATCTGATCCGTTTCCTCAACAAGATCTCCCAACTTCAGGTCCTTGCGGAGCGTGTGCGGAACGACTCCAGCAGCCGTGAACAGCTGGCGGCCTGTGCGGACCACAATCAGGTTGTACAGCTGGCCAGGTCCTGGGGGTTCGACATCGGTCGGCGCTGGGGTGAGCGTGACCATGGGCCTGGGGGAGAAGCCAACCTGCTGGCGACTCCGTGCCCTCCCCCCGGTGAAGAATCAACGCGCGTGTTGGCGTCTGCTGAGATGTGGAGATTGCTGCTGATTGCGTCCAACGGCTACCGGTCCCCCGATGACGCATGGATGGACCAGTCCGATCACGAATGGGTGCTTGTGCTGCGGGGCAGCGCCTGTGTTGCGCTGCAGAACCCCGATCGGATCGTCGATCTCAGCCCTGGGGATCATCTTCTGCTTCCGCCACATCAGCTCCACAGGGTGGAGCGCACCGAGCCTGCGCCTGGAACCCTCTGGTTGGCCTTGCACTGGGATGCGGCTTGAACCTGCTGCAGTGGCACGCCTCTCCCACGATGGCTCGTGCAGCCCCGACAAAGCAATGAGCACGACAGCTGATTGCCGTTGGCTTCATCGCGGACGAGAGTGTGTGCATCGAGATCGGAGGAGCCGATGACGGCCGACACTCCACCTGAGCAAATCCCGGAAGCAGACTGACTTCCTGGCCCCTGCTCCAACAGTTTCCACCCATTCGTAAGCTATTCGTCCGGCGCGACAACGAAGAGCGTCGAGCCAGTCGACTTTCCTCTGCATCGTTCGTAGGTGCCCTGCAGGAGAGCCGCTTCACACCTGGACCCGATGGCCCCAGGGTGCCTTAAGCCAGGCGCTTCGACCTTCCTGTATCAGTTCCATCGCTGGAGGAGACTTTCCGAGGCATCAGACACTGAAGTTGAGGTCGATTGCCATGCGCAAACGAGCGAGTTAGGCCGTCTTTCCATCGGGAAGGGCGGCCTTCCTCTTTGCTCATCAACCGTCAGTCCTCGAAATCAAGCTTGGTGGCCGATCCACCACGGCCCAGACGTTCGCGGGAGGGAGTGGCATTGGCTCGCTTGACCAACCAGTAAGCAGCCGACAGTGAGACGACTGCGATCCCAAGGCCCACCAGAAGCTGGGGTTTGTTTTCAGCACCGGAAGGCAACACGATCACCTTACGAGCCACTGCCGTAAGTGCTGTAACCAGAACCAGTTCGATTTGCACCACATGGCGCCTTAGGTAACTGGTGATGTTTTGCAGCACCTCCAGAGCGATCAACACGGTGAGCAGATCGCCAAGGATCTTGATCAGATCGTCACCCAACCACGTTGCCGCAGTTCCGGTCAGCAACTTCGAGCCCAAGGAAATGATCAGCTGGATGATGGCGGCGCTGATCACAGCAGCTGTGATCAGGGTGAGCAGCCGAGCAACCTCCCGCTCGCCAGCATCAACGAAACCGAGGAAACTTCTCTTGGATCGATTGGGTCCGCTCACGATGTTCAATCGTTGAAAGGGTTGTAGTAAGGGCGAGCTTTGGTGTCGCTGGCTGGATTCACCACCTTGGTGTCACAGGTGACCGAGCCGTCTTCTGCGGTGACGCAATCGGCCTCAATTTTGCTGTCTTTGCCCGTGGTACTTCCCGGCCCCCGCAGCCATCCCTCGGTTTGGGCGAGGGCGGGGGATGCGCCGAACACCGACATCATCAACAGGAGGGAGGCGCTGAGGAGTTGAGTGGGCGTCATTGCGGCATTGACTGAGCCACCACTTTGCCGGTGAAGTCCCCTAGTCGGTGCAGTCGTCTCGAATTTCCTGCAAAAGCAGATCAAGTTGACCGAACGGATCATCCTCCGCTGTGGCACCACCAGCACTGTCGTTTGCAGGCTGGCCATGCCATTCGGCTTCAACGCTGCAAAGCCGATCAGCCAGTCCGGCAAGACCTCGCAGTTTGTGTTCGCGCTCCAGCACCTCCAGCAGGGCGGGCATTCGGGTCGAGACCGCACGCAGGTTGCGACGCAGGTCGGCCTGTGTGCGCCCTTGCTGCTTCAACCAATCCTTCAGTAGCAGAGTCAGATCCGCTTCAAATTGAGGGGTCCAGCCAGACATTGATCAGCGATTCAGTTCAGCGGTTCAGTTCTGCGATTCAGTGCGTCAGGGGAAACCAGCGATCCAGTTTGCGGCGAGCTCGCATCCGGATTGCCGGTGTGACGTGATTGCTCCACAAACCCACCATGGCCGTAAGCGCCACAAGATCATCACTGAAACCGGCCACCGGCAGCAGGTCGGGAATCAGGTCGGCGGGCATCAGCAGATAGCTCAGGGCCGCCAGCATGGTTAGCCGAGCGGCTGAAGGCGTCTCGGGGTCAAGCATCAACTCCAGGGCTTCCAGGGCTGGGGCGGCGAGACCTCGGCCGGCCCGCTGCAGCAGGCGCCGCAGCAGGCTTTCATCGATCATCTCCCGTTCAAGCACGTTGGCTTCAACGGTGGTACGCGCAGCATGGTCAGTCATGCGGAGGGGGCCGATTGATCCCACTCTCTCCAGTCCCTAAACAAGACGCCAGCGGGACAAGCCGAAGTTCAGAGTGTGGATTCCACGAGTCCGCTCTGAATGCCTGTCTTGCGCAGTTTGCGCAGGGCCCGCTGCACCACCTGACGGCAATACTCACGGGAACAGTTCATATGGCGAGCCACTTCGGCGAGGGTGCGCCATTCGTTGGTGCCATCCAGCCCAAAGCGCAAGGTCACAACGGTGTGCTCTTTCGGGGTGAGATTGGCTTTGGCCAGCAAGGACCAGACCGACGCGGTGCGCTCGGCGATCTCGGCCCGTTCCATCGGCGGCAGCTCATCGCTTGGCAGCACGTCCACCAGCTCTGAGGGATCGGATTTCGATTTCACAACCCCCTGCAGGCTCACGGTGACGCTGCGCAGTTCACAGGCCAGCAGATCCTCCACCTCAGCGATGGGGATCTCCATGAACTCCGCCAGCTGCTCACCGCTCGGGCTAAGGCCGTTGCGCTGCATCAGGCGTGCCTTGGCGGCCCGCAATTTTGTGAGTTTTTCGTTCACATTCACAGGAATGCGAATCGTGCGGCTTTGGGTGGAGAGTGCTCGGTTCAGGCCCTGCCGAATCCACCAATAGGCGTAAGTGGAGAAACGATGGCCGCGGGTGGGGTCGTATTTCTCGACGGCACGGGTCAGGCCAAGGGTTCCCTCCTGAATCAGATCAAGCAGATCCAGGCCCTTGCCCTGATAACGCTTTGCCAGATTGACAACCAGGCGAAGGTTGGACGTAATCATCTGATTCTTGGCCCGTTCGCCACGGCGAATTACACCTTTTTCTTCATCGCTGTACTCACAGGCCGGACCACTCCCGCCAGCCAGATGACAGCGTTCTGTGATGGCGACCATCGCCTGAACCTTTCTCCCCATCATAAGTTCCTGCTCTGGAGTGAGCAGTTGATGGCGACCAATTTCGCCGAGAAAAGCACTCAGAGAACTCGTCATCATGACGATACGGCTGAGTTGAACCTAGAACCAAAGTGTTTTTTTCTGGCGGTCATAATAAAGACTCCCGAATTAATACTTTGTGCGCTATTTCACTCTTTCTTCCTGTTGGTGAAGTGAATCTTTCATTGTTAATTCAATTGGGTGGCTAAGGTCGCCGCACCTCCTGTTGCTACGCCCATGCCCCTGGCCGTCGCTCTCACGTCCGACATCGCCAAAAACGCAGGCGTTGCCTACGTTCACTACCTCAGTTTCATGCTCTGCTTCGGCGCTCTGGTGCTGGAGCGGAAGCTGATCAAAGCTGATCCGAATCGCCAGGAAGCCACGGCGATGGTGATCACCGACATTGTTTATGGCATTGCCGCCCTTGCTCTTCTCGTCAGTGGAATCCTGCGGGTCATCCACTTCGGCCAAGGGGCTGAGTTCTACACCCAGAATCCGCTGTTCTGGTGGAAGGTTGGTTTGTACCTCTCCGTGGGGGGGCTGTCGCTCTATCCCACGATCACCTACATCCTCTGGGCGATTCCGCTGCGCAAGGGTGAGCTGCCGAAGGTGAGCGAAGCCCTCGCCAAGCGTCTGGCCTGGATCATCAATATTGAATTGGTGGGCTTCGCCAGCATTCCGTTGATGGCGACCCTGATGGCCCGCGGTGTTGGTCTCCCAGCCGCCTGATGCAGCCCGAGCTCTGTCCTCCACAACAGCAGGTTCGAACGCTGCAGGTGGCTTTGGAGCAGCAGGCTTCTGGCCAGAGACCCGGCTATGCCTCCTCCATCGCCACCACCTCCCTGGGCCCGCCCGTGTTGAAGCACTGGTGCGTCTGGGTTCAGCCCGCCGCCGCCACGCCGGCCAACCGCTGGGACCAACGCTGGCTTGATCAGGTGTCCTCGGCGCTGACCACCTGGGGTGAACTGGTTCCGTTCACGCTGGTGGACAGTCCGGACCAAGCCAACGTGTTGATTCACCGGCAGCGTCCGGCTCGCCGGCAGGTGGCTGGAGTGTGGCGCGCTAGCAACGGACGCACACAGCTTCAGGCTGTGGATGTGCAGCGCCAGGGCCGCCGAAGGCTTGAACCCCTGGTGAAGGTGATGGTGTCACCAGGGCTGCGCGCTGAAGTACTGCAGGCCACAGCTCTGCATGAACTGGGTCATGCCTTTGGCCTCTGGGGCCACAGTTCTGTTCCCACTGATGTTCTGGCGATCAGCCAAGGCGAACATCCGGTCTTGGTGCCATCCCAGAGGGATCGCTTCACGCTGGCGTGGGTGATGCAGCAGCCCACCCGCTTCGGTTCGACGATTCAACAGCCCAGCGATCCGGTCAAATCTGAATCACCGGAGTGACGTCACCATTCGTGCGCGGCATGCTGCCGGCAGTCGTGATTGATCGATGCAGCTGATCCGTTCCCTGGCACTGGCTGGTTTGCTGGTGAGCCTGGTGGGTTGTCGTTCCAACAACAGCCTGCCCCAGCAGGAACCTCAGGTTCGGGAACCGATTCGGATTCAGCTGGACGGCAGCAATCCAGCAGCCAGTGAAGGTGTGTTGGATCGTGCTGAGGGACCTTTGCGGTTCAGCGTTGGCCATGGTCGCCATGGCATCGGCTGTGAAGGCACCACCTTCGAAGAGGGCGTCACCCCGCTCGGAACGTTTCAGGTCAACGCCATCCTCAGCATCGACCGCTTCGAGATGGATCCAGCACTGGTGAAGCAGTCTGGAAAATCGGAAGAGGAACTGCGCGAGAGCCTCTTCACCAACATGAACTCCATCGACTTCAAGGGTGACGGGGAAACCGGGGAATACGGCAACGGTTACATCAGCCTGGCTCCTGTGCCTGCCACAGAGCAGCCCTTCCGTTTCAACACCTACGACGGCGTCTTCCGCTGGTACAGCTTCGCCATTCACGGCACCAATGACGAGAGCCGGATCGGCAAGGCGGTGACTGGCGGGTGCATCAATGCCGGAAAGCTCACCTTGGGGGTCTTGTTGGACACCTTGGAGCTTGGCGATGAGGTTGTGATCAGCAGCGACAGCCCCTGCCTGCCTTAGTGCCGGCGCGGGGCGCCCCGTCGTGCGGCCAGCACTTCCTGCACCTGCCGCCAGCTGACGCCGTGATGGGCCAGGGCCACCTGCATGTGGAAGACGATGTCCGCAGCCTCGCCGGCGATCTCGGCAGCGTTGTCGTCTTTGCAGGCCATCACGAATTCAGCACTCTCCTCCCCGATTTTCTTGAGGATGCTGTTGTCTCCCCCCGCCAGCAGCTTGTTGGTGTAGCTGCCCTCTTCCGGTTGCTCGCGTCTGCCTTCGATCACCCGGAACAGTTCGGTGCAGGCATCCGTTGGCGGCGCTAAAGCCTCGGCTCCACCGCCCGTTCGGGCATCGCTGTTTTCGTAGAAACAGCTGCGGGAGCCGGTGTGGCAGGCCACATCCCCAGCCTGCTCCACGGTCACCAGCAGCACGTCGGCATCACAGTCGTAGCGGATCTCCCGCATCGTCTGGATGTGACCGCTTGTGGCCCCCTTGTGCCAAAGCTCCTGGCGTGATCGGCTCCAGTAATGCACCTCACCGCTGCGCAGGGTGGCTTCAATCGCGTCCCGGTTCATCCAGGCCACCATCAGCACCGCACCGTCCAGCCAGTCCTGGGCCACAGCTGGAATCAGCCCCGCTTCGTTAAAACGGAGTTGGTCAATGAAGGCGGGGCTGAGGGGCTGCATCAGGCCTCGGATATTCGGGCAACGCCTGAATCTTCCCGCAGCGTGCTCCATTCCGCGTTTCACTCCTTGCTCGTTTCTCCGACCCCCTACAGCTGCAGCAAAGCCTTCAGCGGCTATCCCTGCTGTCACCGGCAGTGGCGCCACCAGGGCCATTGCCGCTTCGTGCATGGGTACAGCCGTTCATTCACGGTGCACTTCGCTGCAAGTTCGCTGGATAGCTGTGGCTTTGTTGTTGATTTTTCCAGCTTGCGGCCTTTGGAACAGCAACTCAGTCAGCAGTTCGATCACACCTTCCTGGTGAATGCCGATGACCCTTTGATGGAGGAATGGAAGCGTCTTGATCAACTTGGTGCACTTGATCTCCGGGTTATGGACAATGTCGGCATGGAGGCATCAGCTCTGTTGGTTTGGTCCTGGACGAATGCGTTGCTGCTGGAGCGGGATGGAGGGAGGACCTGCTGCTGGCTTGTGGAGGCCCGCGAAAACACTCGCAATGCTGCTAGTTACCACGCGATTCCTGATTGGTTTGGCTCGTCCTTCAGGGGATCATGACGAGGGGTTCAGGTTATCCATCGCGGAAACCCACGACCTGATCTTTGCTCGTTCTGATGCTTGGTTGCTGACTGCAGCTGGTCACCGAGCCCTAATGATGGATTCAAAGTTGGCTGAGTGATCACACCCTTCAGCAACTGCACAGCATCTGAAGCGGGTCTGGTCTTTCCTTGGCCTGGTTAAAGCAGGTTCGATGAGGTTTTTGTCATGACGATGTCTTTATGGCAACGCACTGCATTGGAGGCCTTCGGTACAGGCTTTCTTGCCTTCACGTTGGGTCGACTGGGCAGCAGCGAATTCAATGGTTTCGAACAGGCCATCGTGATCGGTCTATGTCTTGCGATGTTGATTCATCTCATGGGTCGTGCGACCGGCGCCCATTTCAACCCTGCCGTCACATTGCTCCTGAATGCGCAAAGGTTCGGCCGAGCAAGGCTCCTGTCACGGGGTTCTCTCCGTGAATCTGTCGCCTACATCTCAGCTCAGCTGCTGGGAGCCACCGTGGGGCTTGGGCTCAACCCCTTTGACAGGCCGATCAATGACTTTGCTCTCGATGCCTGGCTGCCGGAGTTTGTCTTCAGCTTCGTGCTGTTTGGGTTGATTCTGCGTTGGAGTAGCGAAGGTCGCATCTGTCCTGTGGCTCAGCCCTTGTCTGGCCTTGTGATCGGTAGTGGGTTGAGCGTGCTTGTGCTGCTGGGAGGTTTGACTGGATCCGGCATCTACAACCCAGCGATGGCAATCGCATTCGCTGTTAAAGGGATGGGTGGTTCAATCATTGCCATCGTGGATCAATTCCTGGCAGCCGGATTAATGCTGATGTTGTTGCCCTCTCGACCACAGTCATCCGATTGAGAGCTGCTCTCCATCGACGTCAACTGCGATGGCACTGTTCTCGCCCAGTCGCCCGGAAAGGATCA is a genomic window containing:
- the hisIE gene encoding bifunctional phosphoribosyl-AMP cyclohydrolase/phosphoribosyl-ATP diphosphatase HisIE — encoded protein: MQPLSPAFIDQLRFNEAGLIPAVAQDWLDGAVLMVAWMNRDAIEATLRSGEVHYWSRSRQELWHKGATSGHIQTMREIRYDCDADVLLVTVEQAGDVACHTGSRSCFYENSDARTGGGAEALAPPTDACTELFRVIEGRREQPEEGSYTNKLLAGGDNSILKKIGEESAEFVMACKDDNAAEIAGEAADIVFHMQVALAHHGVSWRQVQEVLAARRGAPRRH
- a CDS encoding 6-carboxytetrahydropterin synthase — encoded protein: MLVSPTPYSCSKAFSGYPCCHRQWRHQGHCRFVHGYSRSFTVHFAASSLDSCGFVVDFSSLRPLEQQLSQQFDHTFLVNADDPLMEEWKRLDQLGALDLRVMDNVGMEASALLVWSWTNALLLERDGGRTCCWLVEARENTRNAASYHAIPDWFGSSFRGS
- a CDS encoding aquaporin, with translation MTMSLWQRTALEAFGTGFLAFTLGRLGSSEFNGFEQAIVIGLCLAMLIHLMGRATGAHFNPAVTLLLNAQRFGRARLLSRGSLRESVAYISAQLLGATVGLGLNPFDRPINDFALDAWLPEFVFSFVLFGLILRWSSEGRICPVAQPLSGLVIGSGLSVLVLLGGLTGSGIYNPAMAIAFAVKGMGGSIIAIVDQFLAAGLMLMLLPSRPQSSD